CGGAGGCGATTCGCCGGAGCGGATTTGTGATGACCGGCATCTGGGGCGAGGGGACGTATCATTTTCCCTGCGGGGAGTCCCTGCCTGAAGATTCCGGCTTTGACTATGTGATCGTGACGGCAAAATCGCAGGATACACGGGCCGTCTGTACGCAGTTCGCCACCGTATGTTCGGATACGGAGGTCGTCAGCCTCCAGAACGGCATCGGAAACGAGGAGATCATCGCGGAGTATACCGGCCGGGTGATAGGCGGAACGATCATCACCGGATTCGAATGGAAGGGCGACGGGCAGGTTCATGTCTCCGTCGAAGCCGGCCCCATACGCCTCGGACGGTTTCCCTCCGGGACGGACGGTGCCGTTTCGGCCCTCGTGGAGATATTCAGGGCCGCGGGCATGAACGCGGAGGAAAGCAGGGACATCAGGGTGGATCTCTGGGGCAAGACGCTGTACAATGCCGCCCTCAACCCACTCGGCGCGATCATGGGTGTGCCGTACGGCGACCTTGCCCACCCGGCGGCATGGCGCATTATCGAACAGGTTGTCGCGGAGGCGTTTGCCGTCGCGGCTGCGGACGGCGTCCGGCCCGCCTGGGCAACCCCCGACGAGTACCTGGCATTCCTCAGGGACGTGCAGCTGCCTGCAACCGCTCTCCACCATTCATCGATGCTGCAGGATCTCGAACGGGGGCGGCCGACGGAGATTGCATCCTTAAACGGTGCGATTGTGGCAAAGGGACGGCTTCACGGCATACCCGTTCCGGTCAATGCTACCCTCGCCGATCTGATAGCGTTTCGTGAACACCAGATATCCGCAAAGCCCGGGTGACCGTCAATGCCCGGGCGTACAGCAATTATTCTCGTCGGCGGAGAGGCGCGTCGTGCCGGAGGAAAGGAAAAATATTTCTTCAGTTACCAGGGCGAGACGTTCATCGACCGGCTCGTGTCCGCGCTTCGCTCGGTGACCGACGAGATTATTGTCGTCGCAAAAGATCCGGACCAGTGCCGCCGGTTCCTCCATATCAACGGCGTCGCCGTCATCCCGGACGAGAGGACGGGAATCGGACCCATCGGAGGCCTGCATGCAGGCGTGCTGGAGGCGCACGGCGACCTCGTCTTTGTAGCGGCCTGTGACATGCCGTGCATCAATCCTGCTGTTGTCGAGCTCCTTTTTTCCCTCATCGACACCTATGATGCGGTAATCCCCACGTGGAACATCTCGATGCTCGAACCTCTCCATGCGGTATACCGTCGAAGCGCCCTCATGACGTACCTCAAGGACCATACCTCGCTGTCTCTCCGCGATATGGTACGGTCGCTGTCGCCCCGGTATATCCATGTCGATATGCTGCGTCCCATTGATCCCAACCTGAAAACCTTCACCAATATCAACGATCTCGAATCCCTCCGCCGGATTAACGGCAACAGTGAGGAGGAATGAGGTATGGCAGTGCGCATCCGCGTGCTCGCGATCGGTAAGATCAAAGAGGGATATCTTCGTGAAGCAGTAGCTGAGTATAAAAAACGGCTTTCCGGGTATGCCGGCATCACCGTTACGGAATATCCGGACGAGCCGATCCCGGGAGCACTGACAGCGGGGGAGCATGCCCGGATCCTTTCCAGAGAAGGCGATCGCGTCCTTTCGGATATCTCACCCTCCGACATGGTGGTCCTGCTCGATTGCGCAGGCACGCAGTGGTCTTCGGAAGAGCTTGCAAAAACGCTCGCGGAGCTGACGATCTCGGGGAAGAGCCGGTTCGCATTTATCATCGGCGGAACACTTGGCGTCTCCCCCGCCCTCAGGGAGCGGGCGGACTTCAGGTGGAGCCTCTCCCGGGCAACTTTTCCGCACCAGATCGTCCGCCTGCTCGTGCTCGAGCAGTGCTACCGGGCGATGCGCATCAGTCGCGGCGAGACATACCACCGGTAAGCCGGAAAAGACCGGATCGGTAAAAGGAAAGAGTAGTCAGAAACGCTTTTTCCGGCCGCTTGCATCGCGGGCGTATGCACCGAACTCGCTCTCCAGCAGGAGATCCCCGGAAAAGACCGGGCCGTCGCGGCAGACACGGAGCCCGGAGGGATCGATGCAGCACGAACCGCAGATCCCCACGCCGCACTTCATATACCGGTGCAGTGAAAACTGCCCCCGGCCGGCAACCCCGGCGGCATCGAGCGCTCTTAGCACAGCCACCATCATCCCCTCCGGCCCGCAAACACAGATGGCGTCGTACGCGGCCGGATCGAGCTTGGCAAGGAGGCCGGTGACAAAACCGTGATGCCCGGCGGTGCCGTCGTCGGTCGCAATCCGCACATCCGTGAGTGCCGGAAGCGAATCCCGGAACACGAGCTCGTCCCCGGTCCGGGCACCTAGCAGAAACGTCTCCGCACTCCCCTCCCGGGCAAGCGGCAGGAGCGGTGCTGCCCCGATGCCCCCCGCAACCGCAAGGATGCGGCCGGAGGCCGTAAATCCGTTCCCGAGCGGCCCCCGGATACCCAGCATGTCCCCTTCCCGGAGGTCAAACAGGGCCCCCGTCGCGTCGCCCACCTTCTGGACCGTGATGCTGCTATCCGAGGAGAGGGCCATCGGAATCTCATCCACGCCCGGCACCCAGACCATCGCGAACTGTCCGGGCCGTGCACGAAACGCTTTCCCGAAGAAGAATGTCCGGACCGTAGGAGTCTCCTCCACGATGCGGGTGACGGTCACCGGCACGGAGGGAATCTCATGCATGGGCGCACCCCACAATCTCCTCCGCCGGAATGCCGTCATCCGCATAGAGCTCCGCGGCAATCGCTCCGAAGATCCCCGTTCCGTCAAGGACGGCACTCCCGATCTGCACGGCACTCGCGCCCGCCATCATCATCTCCACGACGTTGTCCGCCGTTGCGACGCCTCCGCACCCGATGACGGGGATGCGGCAGGCTTCATAGAGCTCGTAGACGCACCGGACGGCAACCGGGAAGATTGCCGGCCCGGAGAGCCCGCCGAAGCCGTACCCGAGCACGGGGCGCCGGAGTGCGGTCGAAATCCGCATCGCTTTCAGGGTATTTACCGCCACGACCGCCGTGGCGCCGCCCCGCTCCGCAGCCCTGCCGCATGCGGCGATATCGGTCACGTTCGGGGTGAGTTTCACCCAGCAGGGAGCCCCGGTTGCGGCCACGGCACGGGTGCATGCCTCGACACGCGCCGGATCCGCTCCGAGCGCCGCTCCGTACCCTTCTGCATGCGGGCAGCTGAGGTTCAGCTCGAATCCGGCCGCCTGCCCCGCGAACCATGACGCCACCTCCGCAAACTCGCCGGGATTTCCGCCGAAGATGCTTACGACCACCGGCTCGCCCCAAAGACCCTCCATTTCGTCCTCAAATTCGCGGGACGGGTTCGGGAGCCCCATTGCGTTCATCACCGCACCCTCATACACCGCCACGCAGGGACCGGGATGCCCGTCTTTCGGATACGGGCCGATGGATTTCGTCACTACCCCGCCGGCGCCTTCGCGGAGCATCCGGGCAAGCGACGCTCCGGTCGTCCCGAGCACGCCTGCGGCCAGCACGAGATGATTGCGGAGCGTCACCCCCCCGACGTCCACCGGACCGGATTGAAGCCGCACCATTCCGATAAAAATTGTAGTTATTTATTATTAGCATACCCATAGTTATCCGCATGACAAGTCTCTCCGTGATGGGTGTGGGACGCGTCGGGGGCGAAGTGGCATTTCTCGCTGCTGCCACCGGCCTCGTCGACGAGCTCAATCTTCTCGATACGTATACCCCCCTCCTTGGGGCGCAGGTGCTCGACCTCCGCCACACCGGCCTCGACATCACCATCACGAGCGACCCGGACGGCATCCGCGACACGGACATCTTTGTCTTTACCGCAGGCACACCCCGAAATCCCACTATCCGCACCCGGGCGGACCTTTTCGGGGCGAATCTCCCGGTCGCCGGCCTCTGCAGCAGGTACCTGGAGGAATTTAAGGGCGTGGCTATCACCGTCACGAACCCGATGGACGCAAATACCTTCTACCTTCAGCAGGCATCCGGCCTCGACCGGAACCGCGTGATCGGTTTCGGGGGACAGCTCGACAGCGCACGGTTCAGGGAATTCCTGGCCGACAGAGGCTACGATGCGGACGAGGCGTGGGTGCTCGGGGAGCACGGGGAGCATCAGGTGCCGCTCTTTTCCCGGCTCCCGTTCACGGTCCCCGACACGGAGCAGGACGAGATCCTTCAGGAGATGCGGCAGGCGAGTATGCAGGTCATCCGGGGCAAAGGCGGGACGGTCTTCGGGCCCGCATTCGGAATTGTGCGCCTTATCCGGGCAATCATCGGGAACGAGCGGGTGATCCTGCCCTGTTCCTGCGTGCTTGAGGGTGAATACGGCGAGGAGGGCGTTGCCGTCGGAGTCCCTGCGGAGATCGGGAGCCGCGGTATCGAATCCGTCATCGAAATCGATCTCTCTCCCCGCGAAGCGGAGCAGTTCCGTGCCGCGGCGGAGAGCATACGGTCACTCTGCAGGAAGGCTGGCCTGTGACTGCCGGGGAAGAACCGCTGAGGATCGCCGTCAATCAGGTAGAATACAGCACCACCCCCGAAGGACCGCTGATCCATCTCTTCGGCCGCCGGGAGACCGGCGAGGCGGTGCACGTGGAAGTCAGCGGATTCAGGCCGTATTTCTACGTCCCCCTCGATCAGGCCAGGGATGTGCCGCTCCCGGGGAGTGCGGAGGCAGACCTCTCCCGGCGGTACTGGTCTATCCGCGGGGAGGAGCTCCGGCGGATTTACACGCTGCGGCCGACGGATGTGCGCGATGTGCGGGAGAGATACATCCATTTCGAGGCGGATATTCCGTTTGCCACGCGGTTTATGATCGACAAGGGGATCACCGGCGGCGCGATCGTTCCCGGCACGATCGCAGGCGAAGAGGAGGTCCGGCCCGCGGTGGTCACGGCGCCCGCACGCCTCTGCCTGATCGATATCGAGTGCGAGGACGAGAGGGGATTTCCCGATCCTGACAGGGACCGGATCATCTGCATCACGGGCCATGACTCCTTTGAGGATGCCTACACCACGTTCTACCTCAATGCACCGGGTAATGATCCGGGTACGATAGAGCTCCATCACCGGGGCGATCCCGACAACCCGTGCTTCCGCGAGGGCACTCATGCCGTCTGCATCTTCGAAGACGAAAAGAAGATGCTGTCCGCATTTGCCGACTACATCACCGAAACGGACCCCGATATTCTGAGCGGCTGGAATTTCACCGAGTTCGATATCCCGTACATCGTCCGCCGGATGGACGTGCTGGGCCTGCGCCCCGATAAAATGGCCCGACTTCCCGGACAATCGGGACGGAACGCCGTGCGGGGGCGGTCGGTCTTCGACCTGCTTTCCGCATACCGGAAGATGCAGGGGAGCCAGAAAGAGTCGTACCGGCTCGACGCGATCGCGGAAGATGAGCTCGGCATCCGCAAAATTCGGTACGCAGGTTCGATCAGCGACCTCTGGAGGCATGATCCGGCACGGCTCATCGAATACAACCTCCGCGATGTCGAGCTATGCGTGGCAATCAACACGAAGAACAGCATCATCGATTTTTACCGCGAGATCGCCCGCTATGTCGGCTGCCCCCTCGATCGCACCCTCAACTCCTCGAACGTCATCGACATTTACATTCTCAGGAAAGCGTTCGGCACGTTCGTGCTGCCTTCGAAGGGATTTGCCGATGCCGAGGAGTTCGAGGGTGCGACGGTCTTCGATCCCACACGCGGCGTGAAGGAGAACGTAATCGTCCTCGACCTCAAATCCCTCTACCCGATGGCGATGATGACCATCAACGCGTCGCCGGAGACGAAGGACCCGGACGGCGAGCTGTGCGCCCCGAACGGCATCAGGTTCCGGAAGTCACCGGACGGGCTTACGCGGAGCATCATCGCCGAGCTTCTCGCCGAGCGCGACGATAAGAAAGAGCTCCGCAATACATTCCCGTACGGGTCGCCCGAGTACAGGCTCTACGATATCCAGCAGAACGTGCTGAAGGTAATCATGAACACCTACTACGGCGTCTCCGGCTACGCAAGGTTCCGCCTGTACGACCGCGAGATCGGATCGGCGGTCACCTCGGTCGGGCGGGCGATTATCGAACACACGAGAACGGTGATACAGGAGATCGGATACACCGTCCTCTATGGCGACACGGACTCGTGCATGGTGCAGCTGCCCGCCGCCGATCTCGATGCCACGATCCGGACCGCCCGCTCGATCGAAGAGCGTCTGAATACGAGTTATTCGGGTTTCGCCCGCGACGTGCTGGGTGCGGAGAGCCATTACTTTTCCATCAAGTTCGAAAAGGTGTACAGGCACTTCTTCCAGGCGGGAAAGAAGAAACGGTACGCAGGCCACCTGATCTGGAAAGAGGGAAAGGAGGTCGACACGATCGACATCGTCGGATTCGAGATGCGGCGGAGCGACTCCCCGCAGATCACCCGCGACGTGCAGGAGCGGGTGATGGGGCTCATCCTCAGGGGCAAGGACCTCGCCGACGTGAGAGCGTATCTCTCCGCTGTCATCCGGCGGTACCGGCGCGGCGAGTACCCTCTCGACGAGGTGGGGATTCCCGGCGGAATCGGCAAACATCTCGACACCTACGAGACGAAGGACGCCCACATCAGGGGAGCCTTCTATTCGAACGAATACCTGGGCACCGATTTCAAGCGGGGAAGCAAGCCGAAACGGCTCTATATCAAAACAGTAACGGCACGATACCCGAAAACCGACGTAATCTGCTTTGAATACCCGGACCAGGTTCCGGAGGAGTTTGTGGTCGACTGGGAGACGATGCTCGACAAGACGCTGAAACAGCCGATCGCCCGGATCATCGAGGCCGTCGGGTGGAAATGGTCGGATATGGACCCGACCCGCACCACGCTCTTCGATTTCGGGATGTAGCGGTGAGGGGCCGCGATCCCGTCGCTACAGCCGAAGAAGCGCCGGATGGTGCCGGGTTCCG
The Methanoculleus sp. SDB DNA segment above includes these coding regions:
- a CDS encoding 2-dehydropantoate 2-reductase, encoding MRIAVVGAGAVGLSVAARLSLVCDVYAVSRRRHAEAIRRSGFVMTGIWGEGTYHFPCGESLPEDSGFDYVIVTAKSQDTRAVCTQFATVCSDTEVVSLQNGIGNEEIIAEYTGRVIGGTIITGFEWKGDGQVHVSVEAGPIRLGRFPSGTDGAVSALVEIFRAAGMNAEESRDIRVDLWGKTLYNAALNPLGAIMGVPYGDLAHPAAWRIIEQVVAEAFAVAAADGVRPAWATPDEYLAFLRDVQLPATALHHSSMLQDLERGRPTEIASLNGAIVAKGRLHGIPVPVNATLADLIAFREHQISAKPG
- a CDS encoding molybdopterin-guanine dinucleotide biosynthesis protein A, with protein sequence MPGRTAIILVGGEARRAGGKEKYFFSYQGETFIDRLVSALRSVTDEIIVVAKDPDQCRRFLHINGVAVIPDERTGIGPIGGLHAGVLEAHGDLVFVAACDMPCINPAVVELLFSLIDTYDAVIPTWNISMLEPLHAVYRRSALMTYLKDHTSLSLRDMVRSLSPRYIHVDMLRPIDPNLKTFTNINDLESLRRINGNSEEE
- a CDS encoding 50S rRNA methyltransferase, with amino-acid sequence MAVRIRVLAIGKIKEGYLREAVAEYKKRLSGYAGITVTEYPDEPIPGALTAGEHARILSREGDRVLSDISPSDMVVLLDCAGTQWSSEELAKTLAELTISGKSRFAFIIGGTLGVSPALRERADFRWSLSRATFPHQIVRLLVLEQCYRAMRISRGETYHR
- a CDS encoding dihydroorotate dehydrogenase, producing MHEIPSVPVTVTRIVEETPTVRTFFFGKAFRARPGQFAMVWVPGVDEIPMALSSDSSITVQKVGDATGALFDLREGDMLGIRGPLGNGFTASGRILAVAGGIGAAPLLPLAREGSAETFLLGARTGDELVFRDSLPALTDVRIATDDGTAGHHGFVTGLLAKLDPAAYDAICVCGPEGMMVAVLRALDAAGVAGRGQFSLHRYMKCGVGICGSCCIDPSGLRVCRDGPVFSGDLLLESEFGAYARDASGRKKRF
- a CDS encoding dihydroorotate dehydrogenase — encoded protein: MVRLQSGPVDVGGVTLRNHLVLAAGVLGTTGASLARMLREGAGGVVTKSIGPYPKDGHPGPCVAVYEGAVMNAMGLPNPSREFEDEMEGLWGEPVVVSIFGGNPGEFAEVASWFAGQAAGFELNLSCPHAEGYGAALGADPARVEACTRAVAATGAPCWVKLTPNVTDIAACGRAAERGGATAVVAVNTLKAMRISTALRRPVLGYGFGGLSGPAIFPVAVRCVYELYEACRIPVIGCGGVATADNVVEMMMAGASAVQIGSAVLDGTGIFGAIAAELYADDGIPAEEIVGCAHA
- a CDS encoding lactate dehydrogenase codes for the protein MTSLSVMGVGRVGGEVAFLAAATGLVDELNLLDTYTPLLGAQVLDLRHTGLDITITSDPDGIRDTDIFVFTAGTPRNPTIRTRADLFGANLPVAGLCSRYLEEFKGVAITVTNPMDANTFYLQQASGLDRNRVIGFGGQLDSARFREFLADRGYDADEAWVLGEHGEHQVPLFSRLPFTVPDTEQDEILQEMRQASMQVIRGKGGTVFGPAFGIVRLIRAIIGNERVILPCSCVLEGEYGEEGVAVGVPAEIGSRGIESVIEIDLSPREAEQFRAAAESIRSLCRKAGL
- a CDS encoding DNA polymerase; this encodes MTAGEEPLRIAVNQVEYSTTPEGPLIHLFGRRETGEAVHVEVSGFRPYFYVPLDQARDVPLPGSAEADLSRRYWSIRGEELRRIYTLRPTDVRDVRERYIHFEADIPFATRFMIDKGITGGAIVPGTIAGEEEVRPAVVTAPARLCLIDIECEDERGFPDPDRDRIICITGHDSFEDAYTTFYLNAPGNDPGTIELHHRGDPDNPCFREGTHAVCIFEDEKKMLSAFADYITETDPDILSGWNFTEFDIPYIVRRMDVLGLRPDKMARLPGQSGRNAVRGRSVFDLLSAYRKMQGSQKESYRLDAIAEDELGIRKIRYAGSISDLWRHDPARLIEYNLRDVELCVAINTKNSIIDFYREIARYVGCPLDRTLNSSNVIDIYILRKAFGTFVLPSKGFADAEEFEGATVFDPTRGVKENVIVLDLKSLYPMAMMTINASPETKDPDGELCAPNGIRFRKSPDGLTRSIIAELLAERDDKKELRNTFPYGSPEYRLYDIQQNVLKVIMNTYYGVSGYARFRLYDREIGSAVTSVGRAIIEHTRTVIQEIGYTVLYGDTDSCMVQLPAADLDATIRTARSIEERLNTSYSGFARDVLGAESHYFSIKFEKVYRHFFQAGKKKRYAGHLIWKEGKEVDTIDIVGFEMRRSDSPQITRDVQERVMGLILRGKDLADVRAYLSAVIRRYRRGEYPLDEVGIPGGIGKHLDTYETKDAHIRGAFYSNEYLGTDFKRGSKPKRLYIKTVTARYPKTDVICFEYPDQVPEEFVVDWETMLDKTLKQPIARIIEAVGWKWSDMDPTRTTLFDFGM